One window of Ziziphus jujuba cultivar Dongzao chromosome 5, ASM3175591v1 genomic DNA carries:
- the LOC107420989 gene encoding uncharacterized protein LOC107420989 — MAWNSGMRSCTKLLMSSEASMLKSASRGFHSTGVKRMGGHGHDEPYYMHAKHMYNLDRMKNQKLTMTLGVFTAFSIGVGVPIFAVIFQQKKTASA, encoded by the exons ATGGCCTGGAACAGTGGAATGAGATCTTGCACAAAGTTGTTGATGTCTTCAGAAGCATCTATGTTAAAATCAG CAAGTCGTGGGTTTCACTCCACTGGAGTGAAGAGAATGGGTGGACATGGCCATGATGAACCATATTATATGCATGCTAAGCACATGTATAACTTGGACAGAATGAAAAACCAAAAGTTGACAATGACCCTCGGAGTGTTCACTGCCTTCAGCATTGGTGTGGGTGTTCCAATATTTGCTGTCATATTCCAACAAAAGAAGACAGCTTCTGCTTGA